In Heterodontus francisci isolate sHetFra1 unplaced genomic scaffold, sHetFra1.hap1 HAP1_SCAFFOLD_963, whole genome shotgun sequence, the following proteins share a genomic window:
- the LOC137362455 gene encoding nascent polypeptide-associated complex subunit alpha, muscle-specific form-like isoform X3, with translation MPFSEEWANFGLWEYYSLTVAGMTEATTVSTQTLPGSFEDEDQCRLQIPTAGISSPNLTLGTEQTSITDGPELRSVPPTDREDTPMELTSRSTSHEEPPASPPQPRASPARAAEPLAPVAGLTPRAPPTAPLVKTTMVELRSSRPEPLTLQLILTTVCQENLSRQRARFAEGAPGARPGPRAFASLGPPPALRSPLPADPGARSSSSETEAPVPGERLPRPGEKASAKGTLHSGLGAPARPGAPAVNIPNLPRPQNPGRAPSSDGLDSEGPSADSEELAPAWARRSASAVGSSGLDTTSPVSAARAPGASSPGSATSSGAESLPLLPSSSASPRPGRPRAPPLSPATGRQPSRPLLHLLEEGEGRGVLEPSWVTMAAGVVAWATAPGGACRGQRAFPPPEASLELAARLEASGSDTLEDEGAEEEQEEGEEEANDSHTDAEISSLASGLAYSERARSTATRVESLGSSPPEAPPDKAATSDSEEDEEEEEEEEEDDSGEPEATSGELDVASSEPPVAYSRREGGPAAYYYYSCQHHQQQEEVEEASMDDGGRVSPWALSAGGSSRHWRAVGGKSEQGAPSPGGEPQAPGMRPRGDGLKPSRPPQRRPPPPFDPAAVSRLNTSLWVFEHFQALARRPPPLLLHAGDAGKSQLRHPHLPPPPPPPPHRPLRRLSPPPRPPAAGPGPRFELEPEERALIDLLASADSSPRPAVPDSRLIWVPTSDREYWAAFYFTGLEAAHQLLRQRWWECRRQAKTV, from the coding sequence GTCCAGAGCTGAGGAGTGTGCCTCCCACCGATCGGGAAGACACGCCAATGGAGTTGACGTCTCGGAGCACGAGCCACGAGGAACCACCAGCGTCCCCGCCGCAGCCGCGTGCCTCCCCCGCCAGGGCGGCCGAGCCGCTGGCCCCCGTCGCCGGCTTGACGCCTCGGGCCCCTCCCACAGCTCCGTTGGTGAAGACCACCATGGTCGAGCTGCGGTCGAGCCGCCCGGAGCCGCTCACCCTCCAACTGATCCTCACCACCGTGTGCCAGGAGAACCTCTCCCGTCAGAGGGCCCGCTTTGCCGAGGGCGCCCCCGGTGCCAGGCCTGGGCCTCGGGCCTTTGCCAGCCTGGGGCCCCCCCCGGCCCTCAGGTCCCCGCTGCCGGCGGACCCCGGCGCGCGATCCAGTTCCTCCGAGACTGAAGCACCGGTGCCGGGGGAGAGACTGCCCAGGCCTGGCGAGAAGGCCTCGGCCAAGGGGACCCTACACAGCGGACTCGGCGCCCCAGCCCGCCCAGGGGCGCCTGCCGTCAACATCCCCAATCTCCCACGCCCTCagaatcccggacgagccccctccTCGGATGGGCTGGACTCCGAGGGGCCCTCCGCTGACTCGGAGGAGCTGGCCCCGGCCTGGGCCCGGCGGTCAGCCTCGGCGGTGGGCTCCAGCGGATTGGACACGACCTCGCCCGTCTCGGCCGCCCGGGCGCCCGGGGCCTCCTCCCCCGGCTCCGCCACCTCCTCTGGTGCCGAGAGTTTGCCGCTCCTCCCCTCATCCTCGGCCTCGCCCCGGCCAGGCCGCCCTCGGGCCCCGCCGCTCTCCCCGGCCACTGGCCGCCAGCCCAGCAGGCCGCTGCTCCACCTCCTGGAAGAGGGGGAGGGCCGGGGGGTTCTAGAACCTTCCTGGGTCACAATGGCGGCCGGGGTCGTCGCCTGGGCGACGGCTCCAGGTGGGGCCTGCAGGGGCCAGAGGGCATTCCCGCCGCCAGAGGCCTCGCTGGAGCTCGCAGCACGACTGGAAGCTTCTGGAAGCGACACTTTGGAGGacgagggggccgaggaggagcaggaggagggcgaggaggaggccaACGACTCGCACACCGACGCGGAGATCTCCTCGCTGGCCTCGGGCCTGGCCTACTCCGAGCGGGCCCGGAGCACCGCCACCCGCGTGGAGTCCTTGGGGAGCAGCCCGCCGGAGGCTCCGCCCGACAAGGCCGCCACCTCGGATTCGGAGGAGgacgaagaggaggaggaggaggaggaggaggacgacaGCGGGGAACCTGAGGCGACCTCGGGAGAGCTGGACGTGGCCTCCTCCGAGCCGCCGGTCGCCTACTCCAGACGCGAGGGAGGCCCTGCGGCCTACTACTACTACTCCTGCCAGCACCACCAGCagcaggaggaggtggaggaggcctCGATGGACGACGGCGGAAGAGTGTCCCCGTGGGCCCTGTCAGCGGGCGGTTCCTCGCGCCACTGGAGGGCAGTGGGAGGGAAGAGCGAGCAGGGGGCTCCCTCGCCCGGCGGTGAGCCACAGGCCCCGGGCATGCGCCCCCGGGGTGACGGGTTGAAGCCGTCCCGGCCCCCTCAGCGGCGGCCCCCGCCACCGTTTGACCCAGCCGCCGTCAGCCGCCTCAACACCTCGCTCTGGGTCTTCGAGCACTTCCAGGCTCTCGCCCGCCGCCCGCCTCCGCTCCTCCTGCACGCGGGCGATGCGGGCAAGAGCCAGCTGCggcacccccatctccctccccctccccctccccccccccaccgtccgctCCGCCGCCTGTCCCCGCCTCCGCGGCCCCCGGCGGCCGGGCCGGGCCCACGCTTCGAGCTGGAGCCCGAGGAGCGGGCCCTGATCGACCTGCTGGCCTCAGCCGACAGCTCCCCCCGCCCGGCCGTGCCCGACAGCCGCCTCATCTGGGTGCCCACCTCCGACCGCGAGTACTGGGCGGCCTTCTACTTCACCGGCCTCGAAGCTGCTCACCAACTACTGCGTCAGCGCTGGTGGGAGTGCAGGAGGCAAGCGAAGACGGTATGA